One window from the genome of Pirellulales bacterium encodes:
- a CDS encoding DUF3299 domain-containing protein, which produces MAGATAQICLLLALLIPCVAIRSLSGAESTAQATPASPPAEEKAPAARSETRNITFDTLKFEMSKDQLFDRKMLTKDIEKLAGSKIRIRGFILPGFESTDLENFILVRDNMECCFGPGAALYDCMIVDMIPGQKTNYTTRPVTVEGEFQVEEFKQPDGTILAIYHLTAEKVR; this is translated from the coding sequence ATGGCCGGAGCGACTGCGCAAATCTGTTTGTTGCTGGCCCTCTTGATCCCGTGCGTCGCGATACGGTCATTATCCGGCGCGGAGTCCACGGCCCAGGCGACGCCAGCGTCTCCCCCCGCCGAAGAGAAAGCCCCGGCGGCCCGGTCCGAAACTCGCAATATCACCTTTGACACGCTCAAGTTTGAGATGAGTAAGGATCAATTATTTGACCGCAAAATGTTGACGAAGGATATTGAAAAATTGGCGGGCTCAAAGATCCGCATCCGCGGATTTATATTGCCCGGCTTTGAAAGCACTGATTTGGAAAACTTTATTTTGGTCCGCGATAACATGGAATGTTGCTTTGGTCCCGGCGCGGCGCTGTATGACTGCATGATCGTGGATATGATACCGGGGCAAAAAACCAATTACACCACCCGCCCGGTGACTGTCGAAGGGGAATTTCAAGTGGAAGAATTTAAGCAGCCGGATGGGACCATCCTGGCCATCTACCATTTGACCGCCGAAAAAGTGCGTTAA
- the ffh gene encoding signal recognition particle protein, giving the protein MFQALQDRLSEALRAIRGKAKLSEANMRDGLKLVQEALLEADVSYPVVQRFISDVSADALGERVLKSLDPTTQLIGLVHDKLIDLMGPVDHSLHLRPTTTVIMMCGLQGSGKTTTVGKLGKMLKEQGKKPLFVAADLQRPAAIEQLHVLGQQLLIPVYSESGQSDPVAVCQAAVKKARAELIDVVVLDTAGRLHIDAELMDQLKRIDLRVEPDQVYLVVDGMTGQDAVNSAKAFNEALELDGVIMTKLDGDARGGALLSVKAVTGVPVKFLGTGEHLDALEEFHPERMAGRILGQGDLMSLVEIAHKKLDEEEMRLQQERLAAGRYTLTDFRKMYDQMRKLGSLSKLLGMIPGMGHLKDMLQGVDLEKDMKRFFAMIDSMTPFERDNPKQIDQSRRRRIALGSGTEPHEVNELIKQFDGMAGMMKMMNGKGMGGGDRMAALQQLQRQGMMNPGGMFSAPKGDTGKRLTAEERKKLQKQREKELRRKNREKRK; this is encoded by the coding sequence ATGTTCCAAGCCCTCCAAGATCGCCTGTCAGAAGCCCTCCGCGCCATCCGCGGCAAGGCCAAACTGTCCGAGGCGAATATGCGCGACGGGCTAAAACTGGTCCAGGAAGCCCTGCTCGAGGCTGACGTCAGCTACCCCGTCGTGCAACGCTTTATCAGCGATGTCTCGGCGGATGCCCTGGGCGAGCGGGTTCTCAAATCGCTCGATCCCACTACCCAACTCATCGGACTGGTCCATGATAAGCTGATCGACCTCATGGGGCCTGTGGATCACTCGCTGCATTTACGCCCCACCACCACCGTCATCATGATGTGCGGGCTGCAGGGGTCCGGCAAAACCACGACCGTGGGTAAGCTGGGCAAAATGCTGAAGGAACAAGGAAAAAAGCCCTTGTTCGTGGCGGCGGACTTGCAACGCCCCGCGGCGATCGAGCAATTGCACGTCTTGGGCCAGCAACTTCTAATTCCCGTCTATAGCGAGTCCGGTCAAAGCGACCCCGTGGCTGTGTGCCAAGCGGCGGTAAAAAAAGCCCGCGCGGAATTGATCGATGTGGTGGTCCTGGACACCGCGGGGCGGTTGCATATCGACGCCGAGTTAATGGACCAGCTTAAACGGATCGACCTGCGGGTCGAACCGGATCAGGTCTATCTGGTCGTGGATGGCATGACCGGCCAGGACGCCGTCAACAGCGCCAAGGCTTTTAACGAGGCCTTGGAACTCGACGGCGTCATCATGACCAAATTGGACGGCGACGCCCGCGGCGGGGCGCTTCTGTCCGTCAAGGCGGTCACCGGCGTCCCCGTAAAATTCCTCGGCACCGGCGAGCATCTGGACGCGCTCGAGGAATTTCATCCCGAACGGATGGCGGGACGCATCCTCGGCCAGGGGGACCTGATGTCCCTGGTCGAAATTGCCCACAAAAAACTTGACGAAGAAGAAATGCGGCTGCAGCAGGAGCGCCTGGCCGCCGGACGCTACACGCTGACCGACTTTCGCAAAATGTACGACCAAATGCGAAAGCTAGGGTCGCTCAGCAAGCTCCTGGGCATGATCCCCGGCATGGGACATTTAAAGGATATGCTGCAAGGGGTGGATCTGGAAAAGGACATGAAGCGGTTCTTTGCCATGATCGACAGCATGACGCCCTTTGAACGGGATAATCCCAAGCAAATCGACCAGTCGCGGCGGCGGCGGATCGCCTTGGGGTCGGGGACGGAACCGCACGAAGTCAATGAGCTGATTAAGCAATTTGACGGTATGGCGGGCATGATGAAAATGATGAACGGCAAGGGGATGGGGGGGGGCGACCGCATGGCCGCCTTGCAACAGTTGCAGCGGCAAGGGATGATGAATCCCGGCGGGATGTTCTCTGCGCCAAAGGGAGACACGGGTAAACGCCTGACCGCCGAGGAACGCAAAAAATTACAAAAACAACGAGAAAAAGAGCTGCGCCGCAAAAATCGCGAAAAACGCAAATAG